One window of the Granulicella arctica genome contains the following:
- a CDS encoding energy transducer TonB translates to MFAFALPLLASTIAAQRPQELRERLRQASLESSLDQAGLKPWHLLLSFQLLDAQGQSMEAGTIEEWWASPSLHRIVYTSKSYNNTELLKEQGFYKASPDIFPPEMMEAVQAQTVHPMPDSEEVEGSKPDLRKLDMSKVPLDCIMLDQPLTNLAYPPLGLFPTVCLDRDKTSLRLRIDSGTIVVTHNTIGTFQGKHVATNQTISLDNLPVIKAHIEKLNTEALTSSDFQAASELVRIEETTPSIAGSVIAGNNLKKVTPFYPARAKLNHVSGTVTLGALIGRDGRVHRLKIISTPDADLAIASLVAVRQWTYKPYVLNGQRVSVDTTIKVNFSFGPG, encoded by the coding sequence ATGTTCGCCTTCGCCCTGCCTTTGCTCGCTTCAACAATCGCAGCGCAGCGCCCGCAAGAGTTACGGGAACGTCTGCGTCAGGCGAGTCTCGAAAGCTCTCTCGATCAGGCGGGTCTTAAGCCGTGGCACCTGCTCCTCAGCTTCCAGCTCCTGGATGCTCAGGGACAGTCCATGGAAGCTGGAACAATCGAAGAGTGGTGGGCAAGCCCGAGCCTGCATCGAATCGTCTACACCAGCAAGTCCTACAACAACACGGAACTACTCAAGGAGCAGGGCTTCTACAAAGCATCGCCGGATATTTTTCCGCCCGAAATGATGGAGGCAGTTCAAGCGCAGACAGTACATCCGATGCCCGACTCTGAAGAAGTCGAGGGATCTAAACCTGATCTCCGCAAGCTGGATATGTCAAAGGTTCCCCTTGACTGCATCATGCTCGATCAGCCACTTACAAATCTGGCTTATCCGCCCTTAGGCCTCTTTCCTACGGTCTGTCTGGATCGAGACAAGACCTCTCTTCGCTTGAGAATCGACAGCGGAACAATTGTCGTGACGCATAACACCATCGGTACATTTCAAGGAAAACATGTCGCCACCAATCAAACGATTAGCCTCGATAATCTTCCAGTCATCAAGGCTCACATCGAAAAGCTGAATACTGAAGCGTTGACGTCCTCTGATTTTCAGGCTGCCTCGGAACTCGTCAGGATCGAAGAAACGACTCCTTCAATAGCTGGGAGCGTTATAGCCGGCAACAATCTTAAGAAGGTAACCCCGTTCTATCCCGCCCGGGCAAAGCTCAACCACGTCTCCGGCACAGTCACCTTAGGAGCGTTGATCGGTCGGGACGGGCGTGTTCATCGCCTCAAGATCATCTCCACACCGGATGCAGATTTGGCCATTGCATCGCTTGTGGCCGTTAGGCAGTGGACCTATAAACCCTACGTTCTGAACGGACAGCGCGTCAGCGTCGACACGACGATTAAAGTCAACTTTTCATTTGGACCGGGATAA
- a CDS encoding adenine phosphoribosyltransferase, which produces MSAINCEPLKSLVRTVPDFPKEGILFYDITTLLKDKAGFAQLIDAFAAYYIGKDIDLVLGIEARGFIFGPALAYRLNAGFVPVRKPKKLPAKTARVSYDLEYGTDALEIHLDAIEPGQRVLIVDDLLATGGTMQATVQLVRQLGGEIVGLGFAIELDFLKGRAKFQEYDVLSLLHYDE; this is translated from the coding sequence ATGAGTGCCATCAACTGCGAGCCACTAAAGAGTCTCGTCCGAACCGTCCCCGACTTCCCCAAAGAGGGCATCCTCTTCTACGACATCACCACCCTGCTCAAAGATAAGGCAGGCTTCGCCCAGCTCATCGACGCCTTCGCCGCTTACTACATCGGCAAGGATATCGACCTCGTCCTCGGCATCGAAGCCCGCGGCTTCATCTTCGGACCCGCCCTCGCCTATCGCCTCAACGCAGGCTTCGTCCCCGTCCGCAAGCCCAAGAAGCTCCCCGCCAAGACCGCCCGCGTCTCCTACGATCTCGAGTACGGCACCGACGCCCTCGAAATCCACCTCGACGCCATCGAACCCGGCCAGCGCGTCCTCATCGTCGACGACCTCCTCGCCACCGGCGGCACCATGCAGGCCACCGTCCAGCTCGTCCGCCAGCTAGGCGGAGAGATCGTAGGCCTCGGTTTCGCCATCGAACTCGACTTCCTCAAAGGCCGCGCAAAATTCCAGGAGTACGATGTCCTTAGCCTCCTCCACTACGACGAGTAA
- a CDS encoding acylphosphatase, producing the protein MVLHFLVKGRVQGVGFRWFVHREAAEIGLRGWVRNTADGHVEIVAAGKPEELNDLKTALHKGSRGSRVDRVLEHELEENEGANLGPFEIEGAW; encoded by the coding sequence ATGGTCCTCCACTTCCTCGTCAAAGGCCGCGTGCAGGGTGTCGGGTTCCGATGGTTCGTCCATCGCGAGGCCGCTGAGATAGGCCTGCGTGGCTGGGTCCGCAACACCGCCGATGGACACGTCGAGATCGTCGCCGCAGGCAAGCCGGAAGAATTGAACGACCTGAAGACAGCGCTGCACAAAGGATCCCGCGGAAGCCGCGTCGATCGCGTGCTCGAACATGAACTTGAAGAGAACGAAGGCGCGAACCTCGGCCCGTTCGAAATAGAAGGAGCCTGGTAA
- a CDS encoding sigma-54-dependent transcriptional regulator produces the protein MNHVLIVDDEAEIRESLENILREEGYIVTSAATAGEALELLRDAAYDVVLLDIWLPDRDGLDALTEIRQMESAHVPEVVIISGHGTIEAAVKATKLGAYDFLEKPLSLARTLIVLKNAMKARQMREDNQEFSRQLAVKGTVTGNSVPMKALRQQIKLMAPTNGRVLIYGESGTGKELIGRAMHAESLRKDRVFVELNCAAIPEDYIETELFGYRHGAGPAGPGSPSEKRGTFERADGGTLFLDEVGDMSLKTQAKVLRALDEQRFLPVGASNPIHVDVRVIAATNKDLEEEIARGNFREDLFYRLNVIPFFVPPLRDRKEDIPLLAKEFLREFGQQYGRPRVEISDDALATLKQYHWPGNVRELRNLVERVLILNPKVQRIEKKHLPVLVFRDAGKAAGRGEEFATLLEAREAYERDYILKKLDECHGNVSRAAEGLGLERSHLYRKMKALGVSVKE, from the coding sequence TTGAATCACGTGCTCATCGTCGACGACGAAGCAGAGATCCGCGAGTCCCTCGAAAACATCCTTCGCGAAGAGGGCTACATCGTGACCAGCGCCGCCACCGCAGGCGAAGCGCTTGAACTCCTCCGCGACGCAGCCTACGACGTAGTCCTCCTGGACATCTGGCTCCCCGACCGCGACGGTCTCGATGCCCTCACCGAGATCCGACAGATGGAGAGTGCGCACGTCCCCGAGGTCGTCATCATCAGCGGCCACGGCACCATCGAGGCCGCCGTCAAAGCCACCAAGCTCGGGGCCTACGACTTCCTCGAGAAGCCTCTCTCACTCGCCCGTACCCTCATCGTGCTCAAGAACGCGATGAAGGCTCGCCAGATGCGCGAAGACAACCAGGAGTTCTCCCGCCAGCTTGCCGTCAAGGGCACCGTCACCGGCAACAGCGTCCCCATGAAGGCCCTCCGCCAGCAGATCAAGCTCATGGCCCCCACCAACGGCCGCGTCCTGATCTACGGTGAAAGCGGTACCGGCAAAGAACTCATCGGTCGCGCCATGCATGCCGAAAGCCTCCGCAAGGATCGCGTCTTCGTCGAACTCAACTGCGCCGCCATCCCCGAGGATTACATCGAAACCGAGCTCTTCGGCTACCGCCATGGCGCAGGTCCCGCCGGTCCCGGCAGCCCCTCCGAGAAGCGCGGCACCTTCGAGCGAGCCGATGGCGGCACCCTCTTCCTCGATGAAGTCGGCGACATGAGCCTCAAGACGCAAGCCAAGGTCCTCCGCGCGCTGGACGAACAACGCTTCCTGCCCGTCGGCGCCAGCAATCCCATCCACGTCGACGTTCGCGTCATCGCCGCCACAAACAAGGACCTTGAAGAAGAGATCGCCCGCGGCAACTTCCGCGAAGACCTCTTCTACCGCCTCAATGTCATCCCCTTCTTCGTCCCACCCCTGCGCGACCGCAAGGAAGACATCCCCCTCCTCGCCAAAGAGTTCCTGCGCGAGTTTGGGCAGCAGTACGGCCGTCCCCGCGTCGAGATCAGCGACGACGCCCTCGCCACCCTCAAGCAGTATCACTGGCCCGGCAACGTCCGCGAGCTCCGCAACCTGGTCGAACGAGTCCTCATCCTCAACCCCAAGGTTCAGCGCATCGAGAAGAAACACCTTCCCGTCCTCGTCTTTCGCGACGCAGGAAAAGCCGCTGGCCGTGGTGAAGAGTTCGCCACCCTCCTCGAAGCACGCGAAGCCTACGAGCGTGATTACATCCTCAAGAAACTCGACGAGTGTCACGGCAACGTAAGCCGCGCCGCCGAAGGCCTGGGCCTGGAGCGCAGCCACCTCTATCGCAAGATGAAAGCTCTTGGCGTAAGCGTGAAAGAGTAA
- a CDS encoding sensor histidine kinase, which yields MTASAHQRKVAVILLGTCLLVLFLVLASMNAFKNFLNPATTEQIVVFTGLSAMAFVLFVGVLVLLVRNVLKLYADQSSRVMGKRLRTRMLWGAVLVSLIPIAFMFAFSYDLMNRAVDRWFSQPVTQMRDDSNRMALELAQYTAANARVEADSIATSLPALKLMGTKGQKVGTAGISPDTLSDILQVLRHHEGTLQGGFVVVYHDGQAIAAFHLPEQPGTTARLKPWLPEHSDTSDENDIAPKPDVADASNAATLELSTAKDAAILTAAQRSDEPMFSLGKTDYALGASVLNTGGSVVVGLPMPYGMSDTMTRLRKAADDYWKLFRSRRLIRNTYMWLLLMMTSLALFATSWLALHLSKQVTRPVEALADAMEAIAAGDYAHRVGESATEELEELVRSFNHMAADLEGSRHAVEESTIQLSRANAALEARRGELETMLQTIPNGVATLDVSRNVVLANRALSEMMDPGGQRPFLGMPMEEVFPAEVTEALDRLMKRSHRMGSASGEMEMSKPNGNGTGVLNLLATVALLETGERVHLGYVVVLENATELLQAQKQSAWKEVARRVAHEIKNPLTPISLSAEQIHRHIGRMEDVMVADGTTSTSIAVIRRCSEVITSSVESMRSLVDQFAALAEFPTARPRPADLNTIVENSLAMFAGRLQNLRLVKKFDPALPLVMADPEALKRALGNLIDNAAEAMQQSLLRELRITTSLLDSGMVELTIADTGSGLTDEMRERLFLPYFSTKQRGTGLGLAIAGKIIQEHEGTIRAEKNVPAGAKFILELRTASLADTTESQPALTVGSTL from the coding sequence ATGACGGCAAGCGCGCATCAACGGAAGGTCGCAGTCATCCTGCTCGGGACCTGCCTGCTGGTGCTGTTCCTCGTCCTCGCGTCGATGAACGCCTTCAAGAATTTCCTCAATCCCGCCACAACTGAGCAGATTGTCGTCTTCACCGGCCTTTCAGCCATGGCCTTCGTGCTCTTCGTCGGCGTTCTTGTGCTGCTCGTCCGGAACGTCCTCAAGCTCTACGCCGACCAGAGCAGCCGCGTTATGGGCAAGCGTCTTCGCACCCGCATGCTCTGGGGAGCCGTCCTCGTCAGCCTCATCCCCATCGCCTTCATGTTCGCCTTCAGCTACGATCTGATGAACCGCGCCGTCGATCGTTGGTTCTCGCAACCCGTCACCCAGATGCGCGACGATAGCAACCGCATGGCCCTCGAACTCGCGCAATACACCGCCGCGAACGCCCGCGTCGAAGCCGACTCCATCGCCACCAGTCTGCCCGCACTCAAGCTGATGGGCACGAAAGGCCAGAAGGTCGGCACCGCCGGTATCTCCCCCGACACTCTATCCGATATCCTTCAAGTCCTTCGCCATCACGAAGGCACACTGCAAGGTGGTTTCGTCGTTGTCTATCACGATGGCCAGGCCATCGCCGCCTTCCACCTACCCGAGCAGCCCGGAACCACCGCCAGGCTCAAACCCTGGCTCCCCGAGCATTCCGACACCTCCGACGAGAACGACATTGCCCCCAAGCCGGACGTAGCCGACGCTTCAAACGCAGCAACCCTCGAGCTAAGTACCGCCAAAGACGCCGCAATTCTCACTGCGGCCCAACGCAGCGACGAGCCCATGTTCTCGCTCGGTAAGACCGACTACGCCCTCGGCGCCTCGGTCCTCAACACCGGCGGCTCCGTCGTCGTCGGCCTGCCCATGCCTTATGGCATGTCCGACACCATGACCCGCCTCCGCAAGGCAGCCGACGACTACTGGAAGCTCTTCCGCAGCCGGCGCCTCATTCGCAACACCTATATGTGGCTGCTCCTCATGATGACCAGCCTCGCCCTCTTCGCCACAAGCTGGCTTGCCCTCCATCTCTCAAAACAAGTCACCCGCCCCGTCGAAGCCCTTGCCGACGCCATGGAAGCCATAGCCGCCGGCGACTATGCCCACCGCGTCGGCGAAAGCGCCACCGAAGAGCTTGAAGAACTCGTTCGCAGCTTCAACCACATGGCCGCCGACCTTGAAGGCAGCCGCCACGCCGTCGAAGAGTCCACCATCCAGCTAAGCCGCGCCAACGCTGCCCTCGAAGCTCGTCGCGGCGAGCTCGAAACCATGCTCCAGACCATCCCCAACGGCGTCGCTACACTCGACGTCAGCCGCAACGTCGTCCTCGCCAACCGGGCCCTCAGCGAGATGATGGACCCCGGTGGCCAGCGCCCCTTCCTCGGCATGCCCATGGAAGAGGTCTTCCCCGCAGAGGTCACCGAAGCCCTCGACCGCCTTATGAAGCGAAGCCACCGTATGGGCTCCGCGTCAGGCGAGATGGAGATGAGTAAGCCCAACGGAAACGGCACTGGCGTCCTCAACCTCCTCGCCACCGTAGCCCTCCTCGAGACCGGCGAGCGCGTCCACCTCGGCTACGTCGTCGTCCTCGAAAACGCTACCGAACTTCTCCAGGCCCAGAAGCAATCCGCATGGAAAGAGGTCGCCCGCCGCGTCGCTCACGAGATCAAGAATCCCCTCACCCCGATCTCTCTCAGCGCCGAGCAGATCCATCGGCACATCGGCCGCATGGAAGATGTCATGGTCGCCGATGGCACCACGTCGACGTCGATCGCAGTCATCCGCCGCTGCAGCGAGGTCATTACTTCCTCCGTCGAGAGCATGCGCTCGCTCGTCGACCAGTTCGCCGCCCTCGCCGAGTTCCCTACCGCACGCCCTCGCCCCGCCGACCTCAACACCATCGTCGAAAACTCGCTCGCCATGTTCGCCGGACGCCTCCAGAACCTGCGCCTCGTCAAGAAGTTCGATCCTGCCCTGCCCCTCGTGATGGCCGATCCCGAAGCACTCAAGCGAGCCCTCGGCAACCTCATCGACAACGCAGCCGAGGCCATGCAGCAAAGCCTTCTCCGCGAACTGCGCATCACCACCTCGCTGCTCGACAGCGGCATGGTCGAGCTCACCATCGCCGACACCGGCTCCGGCCTCACCGACGAGATGCGCGAACGCCTCTTCCTCCCCTACTTCTCCACCAAGCAGCGCGGCACCGGCCTCGGCCTCGCCATCGCCGGCAAGATCATCCAGGAGCACGAAGGCACCATCCGCGCCGAGAAGAATGTCCCCGCAGGCGCAAAGTTCATCCTCGAACTCCGCACCGCCTCCCTCGCCGACACCACCGAATCACAACCAGCCCTCACCGTTGGGAGCACCCTTTGA
- the ald gene encoding alanine dehydrogenase, translated as MIIGVPKEVKDHESRVGVTPAGAKALVEAGHKVLVETNAGALSAMPDDEYQASGAEIVGSAYDVWRLADMIVKVKEPTEKEYRHFREGLVLFTYLHLAPIVDLTNALLEKKVTGIAYETVRDRFGALPLLIPMSEVAGRMSVQVGAAYLEKEHGGRGVLLGGVPGVAPGNVCVIGGGIVGTNAAKIALGMGAKVTLLDNSLNRLRELDDIFGGRVYTVYSNSYNVEKAVCEADLVIGGVLIPGAAAPKIVTKAMVAKMKKGAVIVDVAIDQGGCIETARPTTHSDPSYEVNGVVHYCVTNMPAAVPNTSTLALTNATFPYLLKLARMGAVAAIQEDKGIAEGVNTYNGVLTYEAVAQAQSRDWTPVSDLLSAAK; from the coding sequence ATGATCATCGGTGTACCCAAGGAAGTAAAAGATCACGAAAGCCGCGTGGGCGTAACCCCGGCAGGCGCAAAAGCTCTGGTAGAGGCAGGCCATAAGGTGCTGGTCGAGACGAACGCAGGCGCTCTTTCCGCCATGCCCGACGACGAATACCAGGCATCCGGCGCAGAGATCGTCGGCTCAGCCTACGACGTCTGGCGTCTCGCCGACATGATCGTCAAGGTCAAGGAGCCGACCGAAAAAGAGTATCGTCACTTCCGCGAAGGCCTCGTCCTCTTCACCTATCTCCACCTCGCACCCATCGTCGATCTCACCAACGCGCTCCTTGAGAAGAAGGTCACCGGCATCGCCTACGAGACCGTTCGCGATCGCTTCGGAGCCCTCCCACTCCTCATTCCGATGAGCGAAGTCGCCGGCCGCATGAGCGTCCAGGTCGGCGCGGCCTATCTCGAGAAGGAGCACGGCGGTCGCGGCGTCCTCCTCGGCGGCGTCCCCGGCGTAGCACCCGGCAACGTCTGCGTCATTGGCGGCGGTATCGTCGGCACCAACGCAGCGAAGATCGCCCTCGGCATGGGCGCGAAGGTCACCCTGCTCGACAACAGCCTCAACCGTCTCCGCGAGCTCGACGACATCTTCGGTGGCCGCGTCTACACCGTGTACAGCAACAGCTACAACGTCGAGAAGGCCGTCTGCGAAGCCGACCTCGTCATCGGCGGCGTCCTCATTCCAGGCGCGGCTGCTCCCAAGATTGTCACCAAGGCCATGGTCGCAAAGATGAAGAAAGGCGCAGTCATCGTTGACGTCGCCATCGATCAGGGCGGCTGCATCGAAACCGCACGCCCCACCACCCACAGCGACCCCTCCTACGAGGTCAACGGCGTCGTCCACTATTGCGTCACCAACATGCCCGCCGCCGTCCCCAACACCTCCACGCTTGCGCTCACCAATGCCACCTTCCCCTACCTCCTCAAACTCGCCCGCATGGGAGCCGTCGCAGCCATCCAGGAAGACAAAGGCATCGCTGAGGGCGTCAACACCTACAACGGCGTTCTTACCTACGAAGCTGTGGCCCAGGCACAATCGCGAGATTGGACCCCCGTCAGCGATCTGCTTAGCGCCGCAAAGTGA
- a CDS encoding acyltransferase family protein translates to MSSPARFFSPINFRMRFPALDGMRGFALIIVFLTHYSGGLGQGAVGHIIKRMRDMGWVSVDLWFVLSGFLITGILFDTRGDSHFLKRFFARRVIRILPIFYLVVVIVLLLTPILHYRLRWPQSMFLIYVGNFFTIYDPTLMLIRSSISPVFNVSFGHFWSLCIEEQFYLVWPFFVLWIPNRVRLIQTAAGISVLTLLVRTYVVWVYRSPIAETWTFHTLPFRLDTMLMGGVLALVLRGQIVDGWQRACRWVFLTACFLLAVILMLPQLYRSLMIQSVGLSIVALACVGLIGGTLRDGSLPFRLFSNRTLRYLGKYSYGFYIFHVLYSTAWSSLRIYMSRRLHSVDLAILFCIFACFPMTLMLAKLSYDLFEVRFLRLKKHFEYDSEMATHQHAFTTE, encoded by the coding sequence ATGAGTTCGCCAGCACGCTTCTTCTCTCCAATCAATTTCAGGATGCGGTTCCCCGCGCTGGATGGGATGCGTGGGTTTGCGCTGATTATTGTGTTTCTGACCCACTACAGCGGCGGCCTGGGGCAGGGAGCCGTCGGCCACATCATCAAGCGGATGCGCGATATGGGCTGGGTGAGTGTGGATCTGTGGTTCGTGCTGTCAGGCTTCCTGATCACGGGCATTCTTTTTGACACGCGGGGCGATTCTCATTTTTTGAAGCGATTTTTTGCTCGGCGTGTGATTCGAATCTTGCCGATTTTCTACCTCGTGGTGGTGATCGTTCTTCTGTTGACACCGATTTTGCACTACCGGCTTCGGTGGCCGCAGAGCATGTTCCTCATCTATGTTGGCAACTTCTTCACGATCTACGATCCGACGCTGATGCTAATTCGGAGTTCGATTTCGCCGGTGTTCAACGTGTCGTTCGGTCACTTCTGGTCGCTGTGTATTGAGGAGCAGTTTTATCTTGTTTGGCCATTTTTCGTGCTTTGGATACCGAACCGGGTGAGGCTGATCCAGACGGCTGCCGGCATATCGGTGTTGACCCTGCTGGTGCGTACCTATGTAGTGTGGGTATACCGTAGTCCGATCGCAGAGACGTGGACGTTTCATACCCTGCCGTTTCGGCTGGATACGATGCTGATGGGCGGTGTGCTTGCGCTGGTGTTGCGAGGGCAGATCGTGGATGGCTGGCAGCGAGCCTGCAGATGGGTTTTCCTGACCGCGTGCTTCCTTCTGGCGGTTATCTTGATGCTGCCGCAGCTTTATCGCTCGTTGATGATTCAGTCTGTGGGGCTGAGTATCGTTGCGCTTGCGTGCGTGGGATTGATCGGCGGCACGTTGCGGGACGGCTCGCTGCCGTTTCGACTCTTCTCGAACAGAACGCTGCGGTACCTGGGCAAGTATAGCTACGGCTTCTATATTTTTCACGTGCTTTACTCGACCGCCTGGAGTTCCTTGCGGATCTACATGTCGCGGCGGCTGCACTCGGTCGACCTGGCCATTTTGTTTTGCATCTTTGCGTGCTTTCCTATGACGCTGATGCTGGCGAAGTTGAGCTATGACCTGTTCGAGGTTCGATTTTTAAGGCTCAAGAAACACTTTGAATATGATTCAGAGATGGCGACGCATCAGCACGCGTTCACGACGGAGTGA
- a CDS encoding acyltransferase family protein yields the protein MAAPARYFEPVDFRTNFPALGGIRAFALTLIFFVHYGGGFTGGRAVRLLEWVREQCWFSLDLTFVLSGFLITGILYDTQADSHFFKRFFGRRAIRILPIFYLVAIVLLLLTPIVHYRWRWMQLTFLIYIGNFFATSNLSLYVIPSAVHPRASVLISHFWSLYVEEQFYLFWPLIVWWVRDRARVLWIAIGLCAISFIARTIVVYSLHSVVAERWTNHTLPFRLDTILMGGILALLLRGERADQWQRACRWIFLAATMVVMTILLLPSGFGAALTRSVGVLFVAVASAGLVGCTLRAGSVAYRFFGMRPLRYFGRYSYGFFILHILFFEEWIRLRLYLAHKLDSGNLAVVVTFLITFACVFLAAKLSYDLYEVRFLRLKRHFPYDLESAAHKHGYRLK from the coding sequence TTGGCTGCACCTGCACGCTATTTCGAGCCAGTCGATTTTCGGACTAACTTCCCGGCGTTGGGAGGAATTCGCGCATTTGCGCTGACGCTGATATTTTTTGTCCACTATGGCGGCGGTTTTACGGGAGGCAGAGCCGTCCGGCTGCTGGAGTGGGTTCGGGAGCAGTGCTGGTTCTCGCTCGACCTTACGTTTGTGCTGTCGGGGTTTCTGATTACGGGGATTCTCTACGACACGCAGGCGGACTCACATTTCTTCAAACGCTTCTTTGGGCGGCGGGCGATCCGTATCCTGCCGATCTTTTACCTGGTCGCTATTGTGCTTTTGCTGCTGACGCCGATTGTGCACTACAGGTGGCGATGGATGCAGTTGACGTTCCTGATCTATATCGGGAACTTCTTTGCGACGAGCAACTTGAGTTTGTATGTGATTCCGAGTGCGGTGCATCCGAGGGCCTCGGTTTTGATCAGTCATTTCTGGTCGCTGTATGTAGAGGAGCAGTTTTATCTGTTCTGGCCGCTGATCGTCTGGTGGGTGCGGGACCGGGCGCGTGTGCTTTGGATCGCGATTGGGCTATGCGCGATTTCGTTTATTGCCCGAACGATTGTTGTCTATAGCCTTCATAGCGTTGTGGCGGAGCGTTGGACGAACCATACTTTGCCGTTTCGGCTGGATACGATCCTCATGGGCGGGATACTGGCGCTGCTGCTGCGAGGGGAACGGGCGGATCAGTGGCAGCGTGCCTGCCGGTGGATATTTCTGGCTGCGACGATGGTGGTGATGACGATCCTGCTGCTGCCGTCGGGGTTTGGGGCGGCGCTGACGCGATCGGTAGGGGTGCTCTTTGTGGCGGTTGCGTCGGCCGGGCTGGTGGGATGCACGCTACGGGCGGGGTCGGTGGCCTACCGGTTCTTCGGGATGCGGCCGCTGCGCTACTTTGGCCGGTACAGCTATGGGTTTTTTATCCTGCATATCCTCTTCTTTGAGGAGTGGATACGGCTTCGCCTCTACCTTGCGCACAAACTGGATTCCGGGAATCTCGCTGTCGTTGTCACATTTCTGATTACGTTCGCCTGTGTCTTTCTAGCGGCAAAGCTGAGCTACGACCTCTATGAGGTCCGGTTTTTGAGGCTGAAGCGACATTTTCCTTACGATCTGGAGTCAGCTGCCCATAAACATGGCTACCGGCTGAAGTGA
- a CDS encoding rod shape-determining protein, whose amino-acid sequence MSSNGFQMRYSRIHNMRSLFSLFSSDLAIDLGTANTLVFAHGKGIIVNEPSIIAVNKITNEVEAVGKEAKEMLGRTPGNIVAIKPMKDGVIADFRHTEKMLNYFIQKAHNRKMMVHPRIVIGVPSEITQVEKRAVMDSAYRAKASEVHLVEQAMVAAIGAGLPITEPGGNMVVDIGGGTTDIAVISLAGIVYSRSVRMAGNQMDEAVMTYLKRKYNLLIGERTAEQIKIVLGSAYPLDKPIHMEVKGRNLIEGVPKTITIEDSEIREALGECIATIINAIRVALERTPPELSADISDRGIVLTGGGALIKNLDKRIREETGLPVSIADDPLASVVLGTGKMLSDFKLLRKISID is encoded by the coding sequence ATGTCATCGAACGGCTTTCAAATGCGGTACTCGCGCATCCACAACATGCGCTCGCTCTTCAGCCTTTTCTCCAGCGATCTTGCCATCGACCTTGGCACCGCGAATACGCTTGTGTTTGCCCATGGTAAGGGCATTATCGTCAATGAGCCGTCGATTATCGCGGTGAATAAGATCACGAACGAGGTTGAGGCTGTCGGTAAAGAGGCCAAAGAGATGCTTGGGCGTACGCCGGGCAACATTGTGGCCATTAAGCCGATGAAGGACGGCGTTATTGCTGACTTTCGGCATACCGAGAAGATGTTGAACTACTTCATCCAGAAGGCGCATAACCGCAAGATGATGGTGCATCCGCGGATCGTGATTGGGGTTCCATCCGAGATTACGCAGGTAGAAAAGCGTGCTGTTATGGATTCGGCTTACCGGGCCAAGGCCTCCGAGGTGCATCTCGTGGAGCAGGCTATGGTCGCGGCGATTGGGGCCGGGCTGCCGATTACGGAGCCGGGCGGCAACATGGTCGTCGATATTGGTGGCGGCACGACGGATATCGCGGTGATCTCGCTGGCGGGCATCGTGTATTCGCGGTCGGTTCGTATGGCTGGAAATCAGATGGACGAAGCCGTAATGACGTATCTGAAGCGGAAATACAACCTGCTGATCGGTGAGCGGACGGCAGAGCAGATCAAGATTGTGCTGGGTTCGGCGTATCCGCTGGACAAGCCGATCCACATGGAAGTGAAGGGCCGGAACCTGATCGAAGGCGTTCCGAAGACGATTACGATTGAGGATTCGGAGATCCGCGAGGCCCTGGGTGAGTGCATTGCGACGATTATCAATGCGATCCGAGTCGCGCTTGAGCGGACGCCGCCGGAGCTTTCGGCCGATATTTCTGATCGCGGCATCGTGCTGACGGGTGGTGGAGCGCTGATCAAGAATCTGGATAAGCGGATTCGTGAGGAGACAGGCTTGCCGGTATCGATTGCGGACGATCCGCTTGCAAGCGTGGTGCTTGGTACAGGCAAGATGCTGAGCGACTTCAAACTGCTGCGCAAGATTTCGATTGACTAG